The Glycine soja cultivar W05 chromosome 4, ASM419377v2, whole genome shotgun sequence genomic sequence GCTTTGCCTTGTGCGCCAGAAAAAGAAACGGTCCAGATTGCATTGAATAAATAAGCAGTTTAGATTGCACCAATTTAAATGAGGGTACTATTCATGCATCACTTCATCATTACAAATTTTGTCTTGTGTGTTAGAAAAAGAAACAGTCCATATTTGCACCAACTAATCAACACTGCAGCTCACACCAATCCTTATACGAGCACTGTTCACATGTTAGAATACAATTCTGTTGTGATTATTATACAAAGGAATCGCATTTTCGTGAAAAGGGTATTTTTAGAACAGGAAAAGTTCCAAAAAGTTGTTGGGTGAGAATAGCAGAAAGGGATTTGAGAATAGTGGCTCCCTGAAGGATACCAagataagaaaacaaaaggcAACCCACCCGAGTCTGAAAGCATATATACACTTTCAGAACAAGCAGGGGCTGGGGGAAGGGGGAAGAAGAAAACCCAGAATcaaatcaaaaggtaaaaaagtAGAAGTATACGCAGAAGAGGTGGTTCAAGTTCAATGGCTGAGAAGAAGGAAATGATTCCCAAACAATATGACATCGATGCCAAATGGGACGCCTGCATTGATCTCACCGTCCGTCGCTTCGTCTACTCCGCATCTGCCGGTGCATTTGGCGGTCTCCTATTTTTTAGTCAGTACTTTCTTTCTCTAGTATTTTTTGTTACTCTTTGTTTTAGTTTTGGCTTTTTCGtcttaaataaatgtaaaaaagagTATGTGGTGCTTCTGTGCTGAAGAAAATCCTACATCCTTTTCTTGTTTCCTACATATGAATTCGCAAcagatatttttattagatactCGGTCTTGCCTATTATGTTAATCCTAGATGAGAATGAGTCTCCCAAATTCCTCGCTATTGTATTTGATTCCATTCTCACATTATTCAGTAAtcaatttctcattattttgaaaaccaGAAAACAGAATAAAGAGATGTTttctcatcatcttcttctgttttcttcatgTTCTCCGTCCAAATGCTCAAGGAACAAACTTTTAGGGAACATAATATGCTCAGGCTCGACTTGTAAACTCATAATAGTTTgcctaatacaaaaataaatatttaaaacgcCTATCATAATGTCCTAGGGCAATGACCTCTGGCTTGACCAGAGGAGATTCTGACGAGATCATTGATGTTTTGGTGTgttctgttttggtttttagCCGAGTCTAATTTTTGTGTGAACATCAGTAAATTCTGGGTTGGGCAATAAATAGTTtgctcttatttttcttctttatgcTGGCTGCCCTTGGACCAAGTTGCTCCTCTTTTAGGTGATAGCTTTTGGTTATGATGGATTGTGTGTGTTATTTCACTTATTTGTCTTAGGCCTTGGCTTGTGGGACAGTATtggaatatatttattatatctttAGATTATCTTCGAATATCTTTTGAGTATGTTGCAAAATCAGTTAGTCACCTAATTGAGCTAGCAACTTTAGAGTTGTTTACTGATTTTTTTGGCTTTGTTTGGTTTGAGaaatgttttctgtttttacttTGTATAGGAAaaagtgaaaatggaaaataaaaatagaaaacaaaaaaaggtgtTTTTACTATTTCCTATACAAACTTTTGAAAAcaggaaacatttttttttcaaaccaaatGACTCCTTATATTTCTTgattttgtttccttattttattttatttgattacttGGTCTCTTCCTTAGTTGACCTGGGATTGTGCTAGTGCTACTAGTATTTATctaattattagtataaataggAGTATTACGTAAGGGTAATGTATACATTACATCCTATCAAGAAAATATTCACTAGTATTATTGTTTGACATCTTTCtcttgtttccttcttccctaaccctaaacctatACTTCTTTTGTTAGAATTATACTTCACTTGATTAGTTGCAAACTTTGAGGTGCAAACCACTCAGTATCAATGTTTTGTTTACATAGTCTATCATACTCTATCAACTAGCATATTAATGGAGCTTCTACAAAATAGCatttttttggcttaaatgtTTTCAAGGTCCCTACAAATATAGTGATATTTTTGGTCCTTTCAATGTTCTTTTTCATGGTTTTTGATTGTTGTAATGTCCGTTGCCACTTGTTTTGGTTCCTGCCATGAACTTGCCATAGCAACATGTTTCATGTGCCTGCAAATATAGCAATTTTGTATCTACGTTCTtgcaaaatataacaatttttggTCTCTGTCCCAAAAAATATTGTGGTTTTTGTTTTTCGTCCATGCCATTACATCCCTGCAAAATATAGTGGTTTCTGTTTTTATTCTGCTGTGATGACAAGGacttaaaaaaagttatgatgAACATTGCAAGGAtcaaaaaccaattttttttacaggggctaaaaaacaaaagatacTATATTTGCATGAATGaataacatatttaagcctttttctcttaattttagtATGATGATAATATTGCTTGATAACTTTAATGCTTTACCATGGTTTTGCACATGCAGATTTGGATGAAAACTGTTTAACTAAATTTTCTGCAATcctgtgcattttttttccttttagtaTATCTTTTTGCGTGCattgagaaaataaattttgaaactcTTATTTGTCTTGCTAAATTGAACTTATGCTGTTGCATAGTACTGCCTGTCTGCCTCTAAGCCAGTTATGGTTGCACTGAAGGCCAATGTCAGtttgaaaaaaagaatatatggtTAGTGTGCAGCCACTTGAATTACCCCGTGAAGGCATTTAAGCCGAGGATTACTGTTCAATTTTCTAAGTATGTGTTCAATGATTATCACCTATTTTTGCAAAGTTCACTGAGCATACATTTATGAGTCTATGAGATATAAGCCAATTTGTTGGGTGAGTGTCATGATTAGCCTTGTCATTAATAGTCTAATCTTCATTTGAAAATTTGgtatttataatcaatttaagctactgattctgtttatattataaaatgcaaggcttagttatttatatatgttgGTGGTTTAGATTGGTGTTTATTATATCTTTTATTATACAATAAAATCATCCTGTAAGTATTATATGCCTTTACGCCCTCCCTACCCCTGAATATAATGGGCTACTTTTGCATTGCATTGAATGACAACTAGGGAGTCCTGTTACTCGATGGGCATCTATTGCTTTTGGCGCTGGAGTTGGAATTGGATCTGCATATGCAGAATGTTCTCGTCTGTTTGATGGACCTCCAACAAATTTACCCCTACCTAAGGTCTCTGAAACTGCTACTCAGGTAggatttatcttttattttcttgtttataTACTCCCTCCATCCCTAATTATAAGacatttttaactaattcacaCATATTAAGAAAGTTGGTTAATTTAgtaattaacattaattttttttaattgtaatatatatatatatatatatatatatatatatatatatatatatattcaaaactatccttaaataattaatgtatggagagaaaataatagtagtggagttttaattttaaaactgaaCTCGTTAATTCTCCAATCCtcataagagagagaaagagacaaacatttattattgttggactaaaataattaagggtattttggtcaaaaaataattgatgcaAGGGACAATTAGAAAAGAGTCTTATAAAAAGGGACAAGGAAATTTCAAAACAAAGTCTTATATTCAGGAACAGAGGGAGTATAACGCTAGGATCCAATTGCAAGGTATGGGACTTTAGTCCCACATTGGAAGTATGGGATTGTGGCATTTTTAAGGCTTTGGGCTCTCCAATGGTTAGCATATGCCTATGGTGTGGTTCTCCTAAGGTTCTTATCATATAATCATTTGGCATGATTGTCTAAAGCATATGTCATATGTCAAAAGCTATTAGTTGGCAGAGTTAGTGTCAAGATTTAACATACTGGAAATGGAACAAAGCTATAAATCATGGACAATGGCAGTGATATAGTGCCATTTCATCGAGTCATACTGCAGCAGGTGATAGCTATAGGTTCTCATTTGCATCATAGTAGTCAATCTAAAATAAGGGCGTGGAGCAGCCCAAAAATGCTATATTGCATGACTATTATGATTTGCATCTTGGTTAAGGTCGCGACTATCACACTCAAAATTGTGGCCACTATAACAGAAAAATGTAGCTGTCGCAGGCACTGTTGTGAACAAGGGTTGAAAATCTACATTTACCCTTGACTTTTTGAGGGAGATATAAGATGGGCTGGATGATTAATGGAGAAGGGAAGGAGGGGAAGGTCGCGGGTTTGATCCCTCctactaacaaaactaacattctaacaactaacatttgcaaataaaaaaataaaaaaaaaaacttgacttATGAGTtctcattttttgttgttgatagtCTCACGATTTCTAGTGAGTCTTTTGCTTTAGAAACATCATTGGATTTGAAACTGTTCCCCAATCATTCAGGAAAAATGCTACTTCTGTTTTGAACTCTGTTATCTGACCCAATGACCCACCCCTCTACTAGTCGGCATCTGTTTCTGGCCCACCCGTGTACCCAGCCATTGACCCATTGCTTATAGGTCTGTGTTCTTCCTTTGGTCTTCGCTCACCCATCAGATCTTAGTGTTTGTTTACACGTAACTGCTCACAAATGTTTGTTCTTTTTATCTATGGCAAATGCTAACCAGTGCACTGGTTAAGGGGAAGTAAAAGGGTGGTTTTTATTGGTTAGCTGCTATGTGTTGCTATCAGGATTGATAACTATGAATATGAAATTGATAATGGTAAAAATGAGAGAATAAATTTACGATGGGAGAAAGTTTGTAGGCAAGGTTGTTGTGATCAAAGAAACAGGTTGTTTGTGTGTTTTACATGTGGAAGTGAAGTAGTCTAAATTGGCTCATTAGCCTTTAGAACTTGGATATTTGAAATTTATGACACACTCGTATAATAACATTGTCATCCCTTTCGAGGGTCAACATTGAGCTACTATCTTTATACCTTGATATTGGATGTGAGACTGAGTATATGTATATCCAAGAACTAGTGCCTTGATGCAGTGATGCTCACTTTTGCAAATGATATGTCCTAGTTGAAGGGTTGAGAGGAAATACTCGAGCACTTAGAGATATGGAGACAGGTTCTGGAAGCACATGACTCTCGTTTAAGTAGAAATCAGACAGTGTGTGTGAAATGTAAGTTTAGTAAGAGGCGAACCAATTGAAGACATGCATCAGCATTACCACTCATGCAATTGAAGTATCTTGGATCCATCATACAAGATGACCTAAATAAAAGGGAATGTAAATggcatattaaataaaatggaatataaATCACATGATTCAAGCAGGTTGAATAAAATGGAAAATTTCCTTGAGTATCATTTGTAACAAAAAAGGTATCACTCAAGTTTAAGAGCACATTTTACTCTACAGCTATAAACTTATGATATTGTACGAAACTaagtttttttaagataataaacTCAACATGATAAAGAAAAGAATGTTGTGTGGGATAAGTGGGCATACTAGACAAGATAGGAGTAGGAATGAATACATTGGAGAGAATGTTGTGGTAGCACCTATTGTACAAATAATGGTAGAATCTCACCTTAAGTGTTTTCAGCATGTATGAAGACCAGTAGAAACCAAAGTAGTAGATATAATGCCGGATGTGAAGGGAGATTAAGAAAAACTATAAGCCACATTATTAAGGATTGAGGTCAATCGTTTGTGTAtgaacataatttataataaaacacTGTGGCATCATTTGATCTATATAGCCAACG encodes the following:
- the LOC114410492 gene encoding MICOS complex subunit Mic10-like produces the protein MAEKKEMIPKQYDIDAKWDACIDLTVRRFVYSASAGAFGGLLFFRSPVTRWASIAFGAGVGIGSAYAECSRLFDGPPTNLPLPKVSETATQNVPDSE